The genomic stretch CGGGTTGGCGTGGCGCTGGCCAAGGCCGGTGACATTGAATCGGCGCGGGCTAAGGCGCAGCGCGTGGCGGAAAATATTAAAGTGATTTTGGACTAGCGCGTCGATTTTCCGCGAGCGCGGGATACAGACGCAGGGTGCGAATCCGGTTGTCCTTGACATGTAGAATGTCCATCGGGCAGCCAGCAATACGCACCCCGGTTCCGGATTTTGGAATGGTTTCCAAGTATTCCACCACCAGACCGGACAACGTTTTGGGGCCGTCGGTGGGCAGGTGGAGGCCAAGCGCCTTATTCAGTTCCCGAATTGTGATTGAACCATCGACAATCACGCTGCCATCGGCCTCGCGAACAATGTCGGGACTGGTTTCTTCGGCCACATCAGTGGTGAATTCGCCGACAATTTCTTCCAAAATATCATCCAGTGTCACCAGGCCCAGCACATCACCGTATTCGTCAACCACAAGCCCCACGCGTTCTTTTTTGGCCTTGAATTTCAAAAGTTGTGTGCTCAGCGGCGTGCCTTCTGGCACAAAAGTGACCGGTCGCAGTTCCTCTCGGAAACGTTCCGGTGTCAGCTCGTCAGCAAGCACAAGGTTGGCCAGATCGCGCACATGCAACATGCCAATCACATCGTCGATTTCGCCTTCGTAAACAGGCACCCGTGTGTGCTGCATGTTTTTCAATTGTTGGACGACGGTGGGCCAATCGTCTTCCAGATCGATGCCAACGATTTCTGCTTTTGGCACCATAATGTCCTCGACGGTGACCTGTTCGAGTTCGAGGACCGATAACAACATGCGCTGGTGCGATTTCGGAATCAGCGCGCCTGCTTCATTGACTACGGACCGAAGCTCTTCCGCTGTCAGGGCTTCGAGATTGTTGCCGTGTGTTTGAATGCCAAAAGGGCGCATCAATAGCGCAGCGATAAAATTAATCAGGCGAACCAGCGGGTAGAAGACGGTCAATAGCGGTTTGAGCAGCCATGCGGCTGGGTACGCAATTCGCTCAGGCGCCAGTGCCGCGAGCGTCTTTGGCGTGACCTCGGCAAAAATCAGCACAATGAGTGTCAAGCCAAATGTGGCGATGGCCACCCCCAGATCTGGCCCCCATATTCGCGTTGCCAGCACGGTGGCAATGGCCGAGGCGAGAATGTTGACAAAATTGTTACCAATCAAAATAAGCCCAATGAGGCGATCCGGATATTTGAGTAGATCGGCCACTCGGCGAGCGCTTTTGTCGCCTTGTTTGACGCGATGCTTCAGCCGGTACCGGTTGAGCGACATCATCCCGGTTTCCGAACTGGAGAAAAAGGCTGAAACGATGATCAAAATGATAAGTATGACAAGCAGCGAACCGTCAGATAACTCGTCCAAAGTTCTGTTACCTCACCCTGTACGCAAAGAAAGAATGGCCCAAGTCCCAAAATATGCCAACACCAGCAGGATAAACGCAGCAAGGGTCCAGCGCGCTGCCACTGGACCGCGCCAGCCAAATGTGCGATGGCCAGCGATCAGTGCCGCGACCAAACCCCATGAAAGCAGCGAAAGTACCAGCTTATGGGCCGGTTGGGTTGAAAGAATGTGCCAACCACCGGCGAACACCGCCAGATAGCTGAGCGTGAGACTGACGAAGCTCATGACAAGCAAACGAAAAAGCCAAAGCTCAGCCGACAGAATTGGCGGTAGCCACGGTTGATGTTTGGCCTGATGCTGTTTCAGCCGATGATCCTGCACTAGGACCGTCAATGCATGAATGGCGGACAACGCCAAAAAACTGTACCCGGTCAGAGCCAGCAAAACATGAATGACCGCATACGGCTGGCCTTGCAGACTGAACAATCGTTCGCCGTGGTCAATTGTCGCGATAGGCTGAATCACAATATTGGCAACTAACACAGTGAACACGATTAACGGAAAAGTGGACCATTGTCGCCAAGCCAATGACAGCCCAATCATCAGCCAACCGACCATTGAGGCGACATTCAACAAAGAAAGGTTCTGTCCACTGCTGGTGTCAATGAGGCGATGTAACAGCCACCCTTGTAACAACCAACCGACGGCGGCCATTAGCGTCAGCGCCCGTTGGCGCATGACAGAAGGCGCAGCGACATAGCGAAAGAGAAGGACTGCCGCTATCACATAGATGGTACTGACAGCTAACGAAAAAAAAGTGTCGGTGTCCAATCGGCGTGACGTGAGATTGTTTTGCGTAATTGTATGGCATGCCCATGACGAAAAACAATAGGTTATCGTCAACTTTATTGCATAAGCATGGTCTGAGTGCCAGGCGCAAGTGACCTCGCCTTATGCGCCCGACACTGGTCGGATGGCCAAAATCGCGATGCAGGCTTATATTGGGTGCCAACGAGCGCAATTGTGAAACTGTCAGGGAATCTCATGCTTAAATATCTGCTCAGCTCGATCATTGGCCTATCTGTTTTGATGCCGGTATCGGCGGCACCACTGTCTGAGGCAGAGGTGATGGCCATGGCCAAGCGCCGACTGGCGCAGGCGATGCATGTCCATGTGGTGACGCCAGAGTTACGCAAGCAATTGATGGCCGAGTTCCATCCTTATTTGCTTGCCCAAACGCCAGATGGCCTCATTGTGCAGCTCAACGACGCGCAAAAACTGGCATTGGCGGCACGTGGATTTTGGGTAGCGCCAGCGCAGACGTGGAAGGCGGCGCATCTTGCATGGCTAAAAAAACAGCTTGAGCAACGGCGCAAACCAGACTGGTGTTATCCCACTGTTGAGGAAACAAGGGTCGAGGCCGAACGCCTGGCACGCATTTGGCCGGAACGCGTCACGCTCATCGACATCGGCGACTCGTGGGAGAAAACACAAGGTTTGGCAGACCGTGACTTGTTAGTGCTCCGCATTGGTCCAAAAACTGGCGAAGCCGAAGCCAAATTATTGCTGACGGCCGGGGTGCATGCGCGGGAAATGGCGCCGCCGTTGCTGGTGCTTGATTTTATTCGTGACCTGCTGCGCCGGGATGGCGTTGATCCGGAAATCACCTATTTTCTCGATCACCGCGAACTACATGTGGCCTTGCTGGTCAACCCGGACGGTCGTAAATACGCGGAACAAAATCTGTTGTGGCGCAAAAATACCAACACGAACTACTGCCCACAATCACCGGATTTGCGCGGCGCAGATCTGAACCGAAACTTTAGCTTTAACTGGGGCGGGTCGCTGTCGAATAGCGCCGGGGGTGCCCACGCAAGTACAGATCAATGCGATGAGACCTATCTGGGTCGAGCGGCCGCCTCAGAACCGGAAACACGAGCCATTGAAGCGTATGCCCGGAGGCTATTTGCCGACGACCGGCCGGATGATTTTTCGACCCCGGCGCCTGTCTCGAAGCCGGGAATTTTTGTCGACATTCACAGCTTCAGCGAGCTTGTTTTGTATCCGTGGGGGCATGACTATACGCCATTGCCAAACCCTGGACTGGCCGCGCTGGCCGAAAGAACCGCGCAAATCAACCGTTACACGCCAATGGCCGCGGTCAGTTTATACCCAACAACCGGGACGACGGACGATTTTGGTTACGGCGAACTTGGGGTTGCCAGCCTGACGTTTGAAATTGGCCGGCAGTTTTTCGAACCGTGCAGCAGCTACGAGTCTGACGTTCGGCCGGGAAATCTCGACGCTTTGCATTACCTGTGGCGGATGGCTGATGCACCGTATTTGAGCGGCAACCGACCACGCATTGTGCGCAGCCAACAGCAGTGGGATAGCTCAGGTGTGACCATTCGTATCGATGTCGAAAGCTGCCAGAGGGTTGGTTGTCAGCAAAGTGCGATCACAGCTGCTGAGTACGCCTGGGATGCCCCAGTTCCCGAACAAGGTGGCGTTGCCATGACGCTGATCGACAGTGGCAGTACCACCGATACGTCCTTTGAGGCACGTATTGACCGCAACCAGCTCGGAAACTTGCCGCGTACATTGTTTGTGCGCGCCGCCAATGCCGAGGGTCGTTGGTCGCCACCTTTTGCCTTGACTGTCCATGAGCAAAGCCTGCCGCCTGTGGCACGCGCCGACATTGATTGCGAGGGCACTTCGTGCACCTTCGATGGCAGCGAGTCAACCAGTCCAGACGGGCACATAGTCGCTTGGCGCTGGTATGTGGATGACATTGAAGTAGGGCAGGGGACGAACTTTGTGCACACATTATCTGATGGGACGCATGACGTGACACTTGCGGTTGAGGACAATCACCAACAAACCAATACGTTGACTAGAACCATCACCGTGGGTGTGTCCGAACAAAAGCCCACCGCAACGTTGAGTGCCACGTGCAACGCACTTTCCTGCACCCTCGACTGGAGTGCTAATGATGACGGTCAGGTTGTCGCAGTTGAGATCGATTGGGGAGATGGGCAAGTGACATCAGCCCCGGCCAGACCAGAGCAACATCATTACCAAAAAGCGGGCAACTATCAAATTCGCCTGACTGCGACTGACGACATTGGCCAACGTACCTCTGTCGTTGCCTATGTGGCGCCCACCACACAAGATGAAGGTCATGGTGGGGGTGGTGAGAACAATACAAGTGACAGTGGCGGTGGTGGCGGTGCTTGGTCGTGGCTGCTGTTGCTATTTGGTGCCCGGTACAGACGCCCGCGACGAAGGTGGCAGCGAAACTTCGAGTAGCGCACTTGACCATTCGGAAGAACCGCCGCGACCGAGAGGCCGTGGCGGGCGACAAAAATTTTTCCGAACAGTGTTGACCCGCACGGGAAGAATGATAAAATGCACGCCGTCTCAGATGAGGCATCCGACCATTCCCCCTTAGTTCAGTTGGTAGAACGGCGGACTGTTAATCCGTATGTCGCTGGTTCGAGTCCAGCAGGGGGAGCCAGATTCAACCCACCTATAAGGTGGGTTTTT from Gammaproteobacteria bacterium encodes the following:
- a CDS encoding HlyC/CorC family transporter produces the protein MDELSDGSLLVILIILIIVSAFFSSSETGMMSLNRYRLKHRVKQGDKSARRVADLLKYPDRLIGLILIGNNFVNILASAIATVLATRIWGPDLGVAIATFGLTLIVLIFAEVTPKTLAALAPERIAYPAAWLLKPLLTVFYPLVRLINFIAALLMRPFGIQTHGNNLEALTAEELRSVVNEAGALIPKSHQRMLLSVLELEQVTVEDIMVPKAEIVGIDLEDDWPTVVQQLKNMQHTRVPVYEGEIDDVIGMLHVRDLANLVLADELTPERFREELRPVTFVPEGTPLSTQLLKFKAKKERVGLVVDEYGDVLGLVTLDDILEEIVGEFTTDVAEETSPDIVREADGSVIVDGSITIRELNKALGLHLPTDGPKTLSGLVVEYLETIPKSGTGVRIAGCPMDILHVKDNRIRTLRLYPALAENRRASPKSL
- a CDS encoding PKD domain-containing protein; its protein translation is MLKYLLSSIIGLSVLMPVSAAPLSEAEVMAMAKRRLAQAMHVHVVTPELRKQLMAEFHPYLLAQTPDGLIVQLNDAQKLALAARGFWVAPAQTWKAAHLAWLKKQLEQRRKPDWCYPTVEETRVEAERLARIWPERVTLIDIGDSWEKTQGLADRDLLVLRIGPKTGEAEAKLLLTAGVHAREMAPPLLVLDFIRDLLRRDGVDPEITYFLDHRELHVALLVNPDGRKYAEQNLLWRKNTNTNYCPQSPDLRGADLNRNFSFNWGGSLSNSAGGAHASTDQCDETYLGRAAASEPETRAIEAYARRLFADDRPDDFSTPAPVSKPGIFVDIHSFSELVLYPWGHDYTPLPNPGLAALAERTAQINRYTPMAAVSLYPTTGTTDDFGYGELGVASLTFEIGRQFFEPCSSYESDVRPGNLDALHYLWRMADAPYLSGNRPRIVRSQQQWDSSGVTIRIDVESCQRVGCQQSAITAAEYAWDAPVPEQGGVAMTLIDSGSTTDTSFEARIDRNQLGNLPRTLFVRAANAEGRWSPPFALTVHEQSLPPVARADIDCEGTSCTFDGSESTSPDGHIVAWRWYVDDIEVGQGTNFVHTLSDGTHDVTLAVEDNHQQTNTLTRTITVGVSEQKPTATLSATCNALSCTLDWSANDDGQVVAVEIDWGDGQVTSAPARPEQHHYQKAGNYQIRLTATDDIGQRTSVVAYVAPTTQDEGHGGGGENNTSDSGGGGGAWSWLLLLFGARYRRPRRRWQRNFE